The nucleotide window GATGAACATGTTGCagcatataaaaatattcaggAAACTCTTGGCTATAGCGAGGCTTTTCCACATAGCGTGGAAAATAAATGCAGCGGAAGCAAAAAGCAGCAAAGTGATTGCAATTTTGATTTCTTTCCGTCTCCCCGAACTTAACCAAATCATGCCAATTACGATAGTTGCCCAAAGGCATGGGTATTTCATCTACATCCAATACTGCCACATATTCATAGCGATACATGTGGCGATAGAAACAATCATTGTAGGGTATCACCTCGTGCAACACATACGAAAAACCATTCTTATCGATTTGCATGTGACGAAAGCCGGGTAAATTGCTTACTTTCGTGGACAAACTAAAGGGACGATATTCTAGATAACCCGAGTCCACATAATGCTGCAAAACTTTTGTGGTATTGGGATGCACTTGCAGCTTGTACATGACAACTTTATCAGCCCCCAGGGAACGCATAGTTTCTATATATTCCACCAAACGATGAGACATATCCACATAGGGATAATCCAAACCCTTAACACACACCACAAACTTTTGCTTAGCCTCTTCCTCTTTAAGGGGCTGATATGTTACCAACACATTATTGGTGGCCTTGTCACAGGGCGAAGTAACTAGCGATACCGAACGTGGTGTCCATGAGCGATGTTCTTCTGGCACCGAACAGGACAAAAAATGAGCATAATGATGATCTAAACTATGACCCCAATCGTAATACCAAATACGTCTCAATTCTTTAACTTTAGTTATATAGGGTTGGGGCTGCTGGTCATACCACACCTGGCAATATGTTTCGGGATATTCCTCATCTTTGGCTGCTATGAAATGCATCATGGTTAAGACTCTTACAACGGGTTCCTCATAGGTTACAGAGGGTCTTCTATCGAAATAGGCTCCAAATAAGTAGTAACTGATGTTTTTATTAATGAACTCTTGCCAATAGTCATTGTGTATCTTTATGTCCAGGAATGAGGGATACCAGGCACAAGATGAATTGTAATTGCGATTTTTATAGTGAATATTGTTTAAATCGGCCACCGGCAAGTAGGGCATCTCCTTGGCAATGTGTTCGTAAATGAAGGTATCATCGTgatctaaaagaaaaagaaaatgggttattcagaaaattatattcaaaaatgattttttgaaaagtgtaggaaataaattagtttaaatgaAAAAGATGCTAGATAGCTAGATAGTTCGGGATATTCTTCagataaattttgatttttgcaaaaactatgaTATCAACAAAAGGTATGTATAAACGTGTTAGTTTCCCTGGACTTGGATAATGTGTTTTTTGCCTGCTGCTTTTTGTCAGCTAGATCAAGAACATAGTATCCTCAGTAAAGTTTATAATCGATTTACAATTTGAATCCCTAAGATATTCCTCATCCTGACATGCTCTGTAGATCGTTTTGTCGGATAAACCAATAAGAGCCAAAAAAGCCTTCATCTCttattacgaaattgtactttaatttaaaaataactgttttaacGGCTGGTTTAAAGTTGTATAATTATAATGCCTCTCAAACAGCAACATACCTGTgggtattattaacattgaataaaagctttgagttgaacATTGTTTGTAAGCATGGCAGCACTAAATTATTAAtgattaacatcgaaagctctagaattcaagtttgaagatcattgtagaaatagagctttctagattgTAATGCAGCGTATATAAACTGGCCGTGAGAACACCAAACGATTGAGTCCaatttgaagcatcgttaagtagagacatcaactgtattatcagtgtatttctgcgaatttattaacgtgtataaaacactgagtgactatttaaactctTGTTGatgtacattttaaatgaataaagagTTGCTACAATtcttaaactactaaacggcttttatttgcaatcaaaagtatccggtttatttaaaggaaataaaccaacgatttaaaaatgtcaaaacgtaacaatactaaCAAGTCTTCTATGTGTTCTCCTACTTAGGTTCATTATATCTATTGTACCTTTAGATTTGAGTTACCCCATAATATATCGGTCGTTCTGCCGACAGTAaagttttaagttaatttttaaactttggGAAGGGTTTAAAGTTTTCCAGGCTGACGGTATCCAAACATGAACTCATCTAGAATAGTTTGACTGCCTCGTTTCCGATAACGCCTTGTTGCAaagaataaatacatagatCGGAGGGAGAGAGATATAgcaatgaaaaaaatcaatcaaaattggtcttttatatttgtcatacaataacaaaatacatgccaATACATTATCCTaaattaggtttttggctctcagttacctatctagttgtcatctatgcCATGATTGCTTAGGACTCTTGTCTCAATTGAAGTAAAAGTTTATTTGATTCTTCCATTATAAAACGTTCCTAGATATCAAATCCTTAAAAATAAGAGTTGTAGTCTTGTTACCTGCCtcattaattatttgaaactaTATATATGTGGAATAAGATCACGTGTAAATTGTTCCAAATATAATGGAGATCTTGAACGTTGTTAATATCTCCctaaattaactttaataacAAAGGGTAAGGTCTAAGATAAGTTTCAGATACTGCTTCGGATACTAGCGACCAGAGGGTTAGATTATGTATTCCAAATATTGACAGAGTTAAGATATCTTTTATATTCGTGCCAAAATCTTCTTCTGTTCTAAGttaataaatgataaaaataacTGGGGCGACAGGGAAATTAACGAGAAAAAAGAGAGTCAAGtgaattgtgaaaaaattaattttccctTTTAGTTGATCAACGTAAAAAGATCTGGGATTAATCTAGAAAacgtttagtttagtttaatattacaaatttGTCGAGGTATTGAAAATTACAGTTTCATATTTAATGCTCAGAATTCTATAGGATCGTTAGAAAATTATAACCTATGAAAGTTGATACCGTGTGACTCATAAAGCGAACTTGAAATATTTCAAGGTTTATAACCGAGCTGCCTTCAAAAGGTTACGAATAATGAAGCCTGATAGCGTAAAAAGTATGAATacatagagaaaacagattcgtgatagcaaccgaatttgttgccaatcgaatgattctatcttagtgactgcattttacagttgtggctacaatattttggaaggggtaactaaagtttggttgcctcaactgaaattcttttttatcaactgactttctattgttagaactgaaaaattctatgtgtgcaaccgattggcaacaaattcggttgctatcacgaatctgttttctctgtgtaatatttcaaattttgttcaaGATTTTCTTGGAGGCATAACTTCCAGTCTAATAGGAGAATAAACATCGCTTCTTCGCATCGAAGACTTGACAAAGAACTCTTAAAAGCATAAGTATGACAATTATCAAATGTTCGCTACGACTTCGCATGGTGACACGAATACGAGAGTATAAATTTTCAATGACTCTGGCACATAGATTCGGaagaatttttgaagaaatttgtTTCCTTAAAAAAGACTCTTTTCCCAGAATTTTCCACTCTCCTTTCCACTGGAAAATATTCTTTTCCACTACTATTttaccagcaaaaaaaaatttcaccaacgattttcatcagaaaaaactattttttaacagaaaaaaacttttttcttttagaaatagCTCTTTTCACCAGAAATGATTCTATTCACCTGAAAAAATTTACCAGAAAATACTCTTTTTCACCAGCATAGACTAAAACCACCAGCAGGAGCCTTTTCCATCTAAAAATACTCTTTCcactaaaatttttcattagaaaataataacactgtCTAACAGCATTTTTGTAAgggaatagcgaccctataattctgaaaggtcatgttgagtagatcatttttgtagaacaaacttatagtccagctgctctgattttttttttacagagggtcaaagttttagttttttgatcgaagggagcattatagtaaatgatgtaattttgaattcttattgtcagagttttattgcagaattttatggggatcatttttgtggaagatcttaaccctctatctcctctctttaagggtcaatttgacccttttttagagaaatattaaaatattctattaaaatttttgccggaaaatttcagtgggggtcaccatagataccaaagttgtaaataaagctattTACGCTttaatagcaaaattacacTTCACCTCgggtctaaatttttttaaaaacatcgccaaaaatccaaatataaattatttatattttttttattttttcttttttaaatttttatatttattggaaACGTTTTCGATCTTTTACCACTTTCTTGTAAATCAAAGGAGTGATAACAATTATAACCACAAATGTTGAtatagttatttatttgtatacccttcatcaagtttttcattaagtttgtaatttccaatttttcaaattaccCTCTCTTGTATCAATTATTAAATGTTCACGATTTTTGATTAACACTTTTTCACTCAAAATCATGCTGATCGTGGCGCGATTTATCAGCATGGTGACAGCAATCAGATTTAGCACCAATAAtgttattacaattttataatttagcggacgtttttgcaacattttggttaattttttacTTCTTAGATCACTTCCATACACGTCTTAACCGATAAACACCCAAAAATTAACTGATCATGGATCTtggatttcattttaaaatttataaaacaataaaagaaaGATGTGTAACaacaatttagaataaaatatgttaattaattttagcaattttaacaaaaaaatgcaagaattataaaaaaactaagattTTTGGATTTAATTAACTTAGTTTTTATGCAGATTTAGTTTTTGCTTGTGATAAATATTAAcagaatatttttatagaaccgttatattcaaattaaaaactataaaaaaaataataaaaaacataactaACCACCTCCGTTAGTTATGTTTTTAAGCTGAgtgtttcaaacattttattcaaaaactataaaaatgtttgtggctcatcaatatttaaattcatttatgacATATTGTCTGTTTGATTGAAATGACAGCCCAAGTAAGGGgaaaataaaaacttgtttGTTTTCTCTTGTCTGcaactaaacaaatttaaaattgtagaaGAGAATTATTTTTGAGGGTCTTTCTAAgttcaatacatatttacagaagtAATTATGTAATTGGTTACAGAAATTTACatagaaataatttgttttgtttcaatattttattaagaaaacaaatataaaaaaacttattttctatttattataaagtatatataaagTTATCAATACTAAATTAGGTCAATTAGCTAATTTTGCataattacaaatttatgtaaaacgtgtaacaaaatgtttaattaaatatctaaaaatcgTTTCCataacttatttaaataaaaacatttttttagttaccagcaaacacatttaaaaacttttaattttctgaaatgtttgctAAAAtagaattcttgaaacaaaattccaattttttacATTCTTGCTAACAAACTAGTCGTTCATATACACATTAATGAagctgaaaaatatttaaattctatgtatttataaacaaaGCATTTTGTCAACTGATCCAATTCTATACACATTTATAGATCAGTTTATCAGTAGATCAGTCTTAGCATATAATATTCAGCTTGTtaattagatttaaatttatgctaaaatatgccAGACCTGTTTTAATAAGATGTTAAGAtaagttgttttattatttaccaGATCGTTCGAATGATCttcattttactatttctcTTAAATCATATTCACGTGTTAAAATGCGTCaagtaaattattattaaatgataaaaacaaaagGTAATCCAATTGagaattataattttaacaactatattttgaataaatttaaattgaaattggttCTGTTACTAGATAATAATTTGGCCACAGTTGAAAGACATATTCTAATAAGTCTAATTGGtttatatagaaacttttgAAATAACATCTGGAAACTCTAGTAAAacgatcaaaatattttaacatctcAGCGTTATTATTTTAGGTGCTCATTTTACCCAAAGAATTAatattgaagctacatctgcCTATGTAGCACGTTTCGCCCATTTtaagtcaacaaacaaaattgttaaatttgggacgataccaattcACTTGATATACAAGAGCGCCCAATTTATACCGAAAAAGTTACTGTTTAGGGTGGATTTTGGCTGGTGGCGTCATCGgtacatatttctttgagaacgacgttgtccaggccatcaccgtcaacCAGAGCTGTGAATgaatcattataccctacaccaccatagtggggagggtattatgcgtttgtgcagatgtttgtaatgcccaaaaatgttagtctaagacccaccttaaagtataccgatcgacttagaatcacgtTCTGAGTCggttaaacgatgtccgtccgtctgtctggtcggctagctggctggctgtccatgtaaaccttgtgcgcagagtacaggtcgcaattttgaagctatttcgataaaatttggtacatattattttttcggtccattatttcacctagcccccatacaaatgtcattctgaaattggactttatcggtcataaatgtttaatttatatatgtatctacataagttgcgctctaaataagttttgtatatacaaaattcatgtcaccaaattttgttgcgatcggtccataattagtcatagctcccatatagacccgcttccgaaaatcactttaacgtacataaatctctttaaaatgttagtatacacacaaaattcaacgtatttaactttcatatagacataaatcacacgacataattacatggtgatcggtccataattggttatagctcccatgtTAGGCCCACTTCCCAAAATCActcaaaactataaattattgaaattttaaaagaaaaatgtttttgctcttttacttagtgtagggtattatatggtcgtgcttgaccgaccatactttcttacttgttaatttttgaattaattcgcgaattattcacacaaaaaaatgaattgaatgaaatttgagtcaattcaaatgaattttggtaaaaattaattgcaattcatttccaattcaaataaatttgtagaaTGAATTCCAATTCGTTTCTAATTGAAATGAACTTgtcaaagtgaattgcaattcatttccagttcatttcaattaaattgattttgaattcaattctttttacagattcatttgaattgaaaaccaatttacaaatttatttgtaaaaattaatttgaattgattaaaatttcattcaattcttgtttgttgtgaaaagaattatttcaaaatttagttaattCCTAACGAATTTaaatcaaacaagtaagagagctatattcggctgtgccgaatcttatatacccttccccaaattatacttcaatataaaaattttaaatatttttaggtaaacaaatttttttttccaaagttgtttttttttaattttttggaaacattttttttcaaatatttgaaatgtaaaatatcggaaaaaaatttttttccgattttgaccaatatttggaccaacttactatggtcttatatacgtcgtggcgtaggtctttataatatctatcatta belongs to Calliphora vicina chromosome 4, idCalVici1.1, whole genome shotgun sequence and includes:
- the LOC135958662 gene encoding uncharacterized protein LOC135958662, producing MKAFLALIGLSDKTIYRACQDEEYLRDSNYHDDTFIYEHIAKEMPYLPVADLNNIHYKNRNYNSSCAWYPSFLDIKIHNDYWQEFINKNISYYLFGAYFDRRPSVTYEEPVVRVLTMMHFIAAKDEEYPETYCQVWYDQQPQPYITKVKELRRIWYYDWGHSLDHHYAHFLSCSVPEEHRSWTPRSVSLVTSPCDKATNNVLVTYQPLKEEEAKQKFVVCVKGLDYPYVDMSHRLVEYIETMRSLGADKVVMYKLQVHPNTTKVLQHYVDSGYLEYRPFSLSTKVSNLPGFRHMQIDKNGFSYVLHEVIPYNDCFYRHMYRYEYVAVLDVDEIPMPLGNYRNWHDLVKFGETERNQNCNHFAAFCFRCIYFPRYVEKPRYSQEFPEYFYMLQHVHRVREHIRPEWATKCFHHTDRVIATHNHFPMHIKWDVCPSYSFNATDAQLQHYREPPLKDTLDDPVVDTSLWRFKDEIIERSMRVFEELNFFEEVSLIEADY